The proteins below come from a single Tachysurus fulvidraco isolate hzauxx_2018 chromosome 13, HZAU_PFXX_2.0, whole genome shotgun sequence genomic window:
- the dmxl2 gene encoding dmX-like protein 2 isoform X3, translated as MHLHQVLTGAVNPGDCCYSVGSVNDVPFTAYGSGCDIVILASDFECVQIIPGAQHGNIQVGCVECSHQLGRIAASYGNTVCIFEPISTNLNKRHKQLNYQWQKTGQFLLNAMTYNLAWDPQGNRILAATEWLQLWAPPTADTLQEEDEEEKSHPVLNDWKCVWQCKTASAVRIIKWSPDGEYFATVGKDDCLLKVWYSTMGWRSVMVDVCERKSSSLHFSFIYLAHPRTVTGFSWRKTSKYMAKGSVCNVLLTSCVDGICRLWSETLLPEDSLLGGQITENSSSTSTLQNSGQKDKIQHALESIHHLKQLRRGRRRSSALVTHTELLPSQLNSHETHRHITHHGNALCHFHISASINPNTDIPVALAGAGLFSSGDSNEGFVVHWLNNKDLSFTSSMDMFMQQLRKFSEQNFEHTTDNLRQDGTAKFDFDLDEMSDKASEHDDGDQDGSTKASSPGSSSSLPPPSVLLERKMESLTLEWNRSPDMLFTIHPVDGSFLVWHIKYLDEYIPGIFRQVQVAFSSRIPVAFPTGDANSLSKNIMMYACTFPERDAEVCVELERKCGSLGTVIGPAVMMVSKHVDGSLNQWAVTFAEKSAFSNVLTVSHKFRYCGHRFHLNDLACHTVLPLLLTSSHHNAVLTPPAEQDHPQGAPSRPPRPSRGLTPKDMSSNAATRTFHDPNAIYSELILWRVDHIGPLSCTGGVSEIARINSLHTAAFSNVAWLPTLIPSSVLGTYCNSASACFVASDGKNLRLYQAVVDARKLLDELSDPETSKLVGEVFNIVSQQSTARPGCIIELDVITNQCGSNTQLLHVFQEDFILGYKPHDDITDINTDDFPLADEFHPPPFSEKFFLVVIEKDENRNSVLQMWHLHLKSVHACVDDPPQNQPYQTQLTVPNMMTNADSSPESTPGQSPLPRSSSSANLQSASKLILSSTLVYSHRLELPLGVEVIRTTPSAGHLSSSSIYPVCLAPYLIVTACSDGCIRFWRCSVDSEASPSYRWEPWCLLNEEEDNNSALTVSGRPVAVSCSYTGRLAVAFKQLVTTEQSSGSKDFSMHVSIFECESTGGSEWVLEQTIHLDDFAKPVSALDPRISVDSNLVVYSMSDLFVRKLNPNIKHFVHLDWLSKEDGSHILTVGVGSSILMYGRISGIVAEQTGGKDGMAVVTLPLGGSVKQGVRSRWVLLRSVDLVSSVDKTPSLPVSLSWVRDGILVIGMDCEMHVYAQWYQDKKPGDSEDNDEAFTVKKNAIEMTDDVIRVPAVIQDGGLFEAAHSLSPTLPQYHPTQLLELMDLGKVRRAKAILSHLVKCIAGEVAVVRDAVAGEGGTRRHLSRTISVTGSTAKDTIVAGRDGGRDYTEINSIPPLPLYALLSADLDTSYRNKLADDVKCQERETRKSSEDQYTELFQDSTVNTDDFASFAWADKAEKKEKKTRVIDLSQYGPTSFGPEHAQVLSSHLMHSSLPGLTRLEQMFLVALADTVATTSAEVGGGTDKQYRGGEALDECGLRYLLAMRLHTCLLTSLPPLYRIQLLHQGVSTCHFAWAFHSEAEEEMLNMIPAMQRGDLQWSELRAVGVGWWIRNINTLRRMVEKVAKAAFQKNNDPLDAALFYLAMKKKAVLWGLFRSQNDEKMTQFFSHNFSEDRWRKAALKNAFSLLGKQRFEQSAAFFLLAGSLKDAIEVCLEKMEDIQLAMIVARLYEADFESSSTCQGILYEKVLGCKRDGSGFSCSKMHPDPFLRSIAFWIMKDFTQALDTLLEQTPKEDDENPDVMVKSCNPVVFSFYNYLRTHPLIVRRHFASPDGSERNSSADQINLIERKLFFTTANAHFKVGCPVLALEVLSKIPKVTKKTSSLNQTAANVSDVQNGVQASDLDWSQSMMKNDGDDLKLDWGDDDDEEEEEERDKNGLMMKEEKKKEAEEDEEVKNASDWKVDVIAEQLKFRACLKILMTELRTLATGYEVDGGKLRFQLYNWLEKEIEAVHRICNYKVEGQGSVGELEKWSGSVSSEGDECEQRRETDVYERHLQDRRRLQAKQLHAERRKAWLRKNEALLRVFLTYCSLHGAKGGGVTSVRMELLFLLQESQQETTVKQLQSPLPLATTLPLLSANIAQTKTVIANPVMHLNNHIQDILYTVVQTECPPHPDTPDNRVNLLHTLAASLSACIYQALCDSHSYSQSEANQFTGMVYQGLLLSERRRLRTESIEEQATPTSAPAHWPGVASLISLLSCSQGEDQPKLNVMLCEAVVAVYLSLLLHGLGIHSTNELFRLAAHPLNARMWAAIFGGGAKIIVKPKRLAEVTPVAPPPTPPAEDVDRQRRRFNMRMLVPGRPVKEAQATPPPVPTERPTYKEKFIPPELSMWDYFVAKPFLPLSDSGALYDSDESGEEDEDDDDDDAFLSDTQMTEHSDPNSYSWCLIRLVMIKLALHNVKNFLPIAGLDFTDLPVSSPLCNSVLKCMENWEQQLQERMDRFDGPPPGYINTFPTDVSAGGGPAALRHKAMLEPDNTPFKAKHRLSFPARRLWHFLVKQEVLQETLIRYIFTKKRKQSECLENHVDCHTHNCVAGAHKINKVEADLGYPGGKAKIIHKESDIIMAFAINKAKPSEIVLASTHDVQEVDVSTLLAAQSYTWIGEEIDKESRSSDDDYRSSHTNIAQASSAPFAPPPMPVSASMPWLGSGQTSMGASVIVKRNLNNVKRMTSHPIYQYYMTGAQDGSVRMFEWNRPQQLICFRQAGNARVTRLYFNSQGNKCGVADGEGFLSLWQVNQTSSNPKPYLSWQCHSKVCGDFAFITSSSLIATAGHSTDGRNVCLWDTLISPSNTMVHAFPCHENGATVLQYAPKQQLIISGGRKGFVCIFDIRQRQLLHTFQAHDSAIKALALDASEDFFITGSAEGNMKVWKLAGHGLMHSFSNEHAKQSIFRNIGAGVMQIETCPGNRIFTCGADGTLKMRVLPDRYKTPSSIFDIL; from the exons ATGCATCTCCACCAGGTGCTGACGGGAGCCGTGAATCCGGGAGACTGCTGTTATTCTGTGGGGAGCGTTAATGACGTCCCGTTCACG gcttaCGGGTCAGGGTGTGATATTGTGATCTTGGCCAGTGATTTCGAGTGTGTGCAGATTATCCCTGGAGCTCAGCATGGGAACATCCAGGTGGGGTGTGTGGAGTGTTCACACCAACTGGGAcgg ATTGCTGCATCATATGGAAACACGGTGTGCATTTTCGAGCCgatctccaccaacctgaataAGAGACACAAG CAACTAAACTACCAGTGGCAGAAGACGGGACAGTTTTTACTCAATGCCATGACCTACAACCTGGCCTGGGATCCACAAG gtAATCGTATCCTGGCAGCAACAGAGTGGCTGCAGCTTTGGGCTCCGCCCACTGCAGACACACTGCAAGAggaagacgaagaagaaaagTCACACCCCGTCCTGAACGACTGGAAGTGTGTGTGGCAGTGCAA gacTGCTTCTGCTGTGCGTATAATTAAATGGTCTCCTGATGGGGAATACTTTGCAACTGTGGGAAAG GACGACTGTCTGTTGAAGGTGTGGTACTCCACCATGGGATGGAGATCTGTGAtggtggatgtgtgtgagaggaaatcCAGCTCACTTCATTTCTCATTCATTTATCTGGCTCATCCCAGAACTGTCACAGGGTTCTCCTGGAGGAAGACCAGCAAATACATGgccaa gggctCGGTGTGTAACGTGTTGCTGACTTCATGTGTGGACGGAATCTGTCGTCTGTGGAGTGAGACGCTGCTGCCTGAGGACAGTTTACTGGGAGGACAGATTACAGAGAACAGCAGCTCTACATCAACACTACAGAACAGCGGGCAGAAAGATAAGATACAACACGCCCtggag TCGATCCACCACCTGAAGCAGCTCAGACGGGGTCGGAGGAGATCATCAGCTCTcgtcacacacactgagctgttACCCAGCCAGCTGAACTCACACGAAACTCACCGGCACATCACACACCATGGCAACGCATTGTGTCACTTCCACATCTCAGCCAGCATTAACCCCaatacag atatcCCGGTGGCTCTGGCCGGGGCTGGTCTCTTCTCCTCAGGAGATAGTAATGAAGGTTTTGTGGTTCACTGGCTGAATAATAAGGATCTGAGCTTCACCTCCTCTATGGACATGTTCATGCAGCAGTTGAGGAAGTTCTCAGAGCAGAACTTCGAACACACCACTGACAACCTCAGACAGGATGGAACTGCAAAGTTTGACttcg ATTTGGATGAGATGTCAGACAAGGCATCAGAGCATGATGACGGAGATCAGGACGGCAGCACGAAGGCGTCGTCCCCCGGCTCCAGCAGCagtctccctcctccctccgtCCTCCTGGAACGTAAGATGGAGTCCCTCACTCTGGAGTGGAACCGGAGCCCTGACATGCTCTTCACCATCCACCCGGTAGACGGATCCTTCCTCGTCTGGCACATCAAGTACCTGGATGAATATATCCCTGGAATCTTCCGCCAGGTTCAG GTGGCGTTCTCCTCGCGGATCCCCGTAGCGTTCCCCACTGGCGATGCCAACTCTCTGAGTAAGAACATCATGATGTACGCCTGCACTTTCCCTGAGCGTGATGCTGAGGTCTGTGTGGAACTGGAGAGGAAGTGTGGGTCTCTGGGCACCGTGATCGGCCCGGCCGTTATGATGGTGTCGAAGCACGTTGACGGTTCTCTCAACCAGTGGGCGGTGACCTTCGCGGAGAAGTCCGCGTTCTCCAACGTGCTCACGGTCTCACACAAATTTCGTTACTGTGGCCACCGTTTCCATCTCAACGACCTCGCCTGCCACACTGTCCTGCCCCTCCTACTGACCTCATCGCATCACAATGCTGTTTTGACTCCACCCGCAGAACAGGACCACCCACAAGGTGCCCCGTCCCGCCCCCCGCGTCCATCCAGAGGCCTCACCCCGAAAGACATGAGCAGCAATGCAGCGACTCGAACCTTCCATGACCCCAATGCCATTTACAGTGAGCTGATACTGTGGCGCGTCGACCACATCGGGCCCCTGTCCTGTACGGGGGGCGTGTCTGAAATCGCTCGCATCAACTCTCTGCACACCGCCGCCTTCTCCAACGTCGCCTGGCTGCCCACGCTCATCCCCAGCTCTGTACTAG GAACTTACTGTAACTCTGCAAGTGCATGTTTTGTGGCGTCGGATGGAAAGAACCTGCGTCTCTATCAAGCTGTTGTGGATGCCAGGAAACTGCTGGATGAACTGTCTGATCCTGAGACCTcg AAATTAGTAGGTGAGGTCTTCAACATTGTGAGTCAGCAGTCCACTGCTCGGCCAGGCTGCATCATCGAACTGGATGTAATTACTAAccag TGCGGCTCGAACACACAGCTGCTCCACGTCTTTCAGGAGGATTTCATTTTAGGATATAAACctcatgatgacatcacagacataAACACTGATGACTTCCCTTTAGCTGATG AGTTTCACCCGCCTCCGTTCTCTGAGAAGTTTTTCTTGGTCGTGATCGAGAAGGACGAAAACAGGAACTCTGTGCTGCAGATGTGGCATCTTCATCTGAAATCTGTGCACGCATGTGTGG ACGACCCCCCACAGAATCAGCCCTATCAGACCCAGCTGACGGTTCCAAACATGATGACTAACGCTGACTCGTCTCCTGAGTCCACACCGGGTCAGAGCCCTCTTCCTCGCTCGTCTTCCTCCGCTAACCTGCAGTCTGCCAGCAAACTGATCCTCAGCTCCACACTTGTGTACAGCCACAGACTGGAGCTCCCCCTGGGGGTGGAGGTGATCCGCACTACACCTTCTGCAG GTCACTTGAGCTCCTCCTCCATTTACCCGGTGTGTTTGGCTCCGTATCTGATTGTGACAGCATGTTCAGATGGATGTATTCGATTTTGGAGGTGCTCTGTGGATTCAGAAGCTTCTCCCTCGTACCGCTGGGAACCGTGGTGTCTCCTGAACGAGGAGGAGGACAATAACAGCGCCCTGACTGTTTCGGGTCGCCCCGTCGCTGTCAGCTGCTCCTACACCGGTCGCCTCGCTGTCGCGTTCAAACAGTTAGTCACTACTGAGCAGAGCTCCGGCTCCAAAGACTTCTCCATGCACGTCTCCATCTTCGAGTGCGAATCCACCGGTGGGTCCGAGTGGGTTTTGGAGCAAACGATCCATCTGGATGACTTTGCGAAGCCTGTCAGTGCTTTGGACCCCAGGATCAGCGTGGACAGCAACCTGGTGGTTTATAGTATGTCTGATCTGTTTGTTAGGAAACTGAACCCTAATATTAAACACTTTGTGCACCTGGATTGGCTCTCGAAAGAAGACGGCTCACACATCCTCACTGTCGGGGTGGGATCCAGCATTCTGATGTATGGACGGATCTCGGGCATCGTTGCAGAGCAAACCGGAGGGAAAGATGGCATGGCTGTTGTCACCCTGCCTTTAGGGGGCAGTGTAAAGCAGGGCGTCCGTTCCCGCTGGGTTCTGCTGCGCTCCGTCGATCTGGTTTCCTCCGTGGACAAGACTCCATCTcttcctgtttctctttcttGGGTCAGGGATGGAATCCTGGTCATAGGGATGGACTGCGAGATGCACGTCTACGCTCAGTGGTACCAGGATAAGAAGCCCGGCGACTCCGAGGACAACGACGAAGCGTTCACCGTGAAAAAAAATGCGATTGAGATGACCGACGACGTGATCCGAGTTCCTGCCGTAATCCAAGATGGCGGACTTTTCGAGGCGGCACATTCTCTTTCCCCCACTCTGCCGCAGTACCACCCCACCCAGCTGTTAGAGCTGATGGACTTAGGGAAGGTGAGACGTGCGAAGGCCATCCTGTCTCACCTGGTCAAGTGCATCGCCGGAGAGGTGGCCGTGGTTAGAGACGCCGTGGCAGGAGAGGGTGGAACCAGACGACACTTGTCTCGCACCATCAGTGTCACAGGAAGCACCGCCAAGGATACGATTGTCGCCGGTAGAGACGGCGGACGTGATTACACAGAAATCAACTCCATCCCTCCTCTCCCGCTGTACGCCTTGCTCTCGGCCGACCTCGACACTTCTTACAGAAACAAATTAGCCGATGATGTCAAATGTCAGGAGCGAGAGACACGGAAGTCCTCAGAGGATCAGTATACTGAGCTCTTCCAGGACTCCACGGTAAACACTGATGACTTTGCGAGCTTTGCGTGGGCAGATAAGgcagagaaaaaggagaagaagactCGTGTGATTGACCTTTCGCAGTACGGCCCGACCTCTTTCGGACCCGAACATGCTCAAGTGCTCTCCTCTCACCTGATGCACTCCAGCCTGCCTGGACTCACCCGCCTCGAGCAGATGTTCCTAGTTGCTCTTGCCGATACGGTGGCAACCACCAGCGCCGAGGTGGGCGGAGGCACTGATAAACAGTACAGAG gTGGTGAGGCTCTGGATGAGTGTGGTCTCAGGTATCTCCTGGCGATGCGTTTACACACCTGTCTGCTTACATCACTTCCTCCTCTGTACCGCATACAGCTGCTGCACCAAG gtgtatctACGTGTCACTTTGCGTGGGCGTTTCACTCTGAGGCTGAGGAGGAGATGTTGAACATGATCCCAGCCATGCAGAGAGGAGACTTACAGTGGTCTGAGCTCCGTGCTGTCGGGGTGGGCTGGTGGATCCGAAACATCAACACACTGAGACGCATGGTGGAGAAg gTGGCCAAAGCAGCGTTTCAGAAGAACAATGATCCCCTCGATGCTGCGCTCTTCTACTTAGCCATGAAGAAGAAGGCTGTGCTGTGGGGCCTGTTCAG ATCTCAGAATGATGAGAAGATGACACAGTTCTTCAGCCATAACTTCAGTGAGGATCGCTGGAGGAAGGCAGCACTGAAGAACGCTTTCTCTCTGCTGGGGAAGCAGCGGTTTGAGCAGTCAGCTGCCTTCTTCCTGCTGGCAGGATCTCTCAAAGACGCCAtcgag gtgtgtttgGAGAAGATGGAGGACATTCAGCTGGCCATGATCGTCGCTCGTCTGTATGAGGCTGACTTCGAGAGCTCATCCACTTGTCAGGGAATCCTTTACGAGAAGGTTCTGGGCTGCAAACGGGACGGAAGCGGATTCTCCTGCAGTAAAATGCACCCGGACCCTTTCCTGAGGAGCATCGCTTTCTGGATCATGAAGGATTTCACCCAAGCGCTGGACACACTGCTGGAGCAGACACCTAAAGAAGACGACGAGAATCCAG ATGTGATGGTGAAGTCCTGCAACCCGGTGGTGTTCAGTTTCTACAACTACCTGCGCACTCACCCTCTGATCGTACGCAGACACTTCGCGTCTCCTGACGGTTCCGAGCGCAACAGCAGCGCCGATCAGATCAACCTGATCGAGCGCAAGCTCTTCTTCACCACCGCTAACGCTCACTTCAAAGTGGGCTGCCCTGTCCTAGCGCTCGAGGTGCTGTCCAAAATCCCCAAAGTGACCAAAAAGACCTCGTCGCTCAACCAGACAGCTGCTAATGTCAGCGACGTCCAGAACGGCGTCCAGGCGTCTGATCTGGACTGGAGTCAGTCGATGATGAAAAACGATGGTGATGATCTGAAGCTGGACTggggagatgatgatgatgaggaggaggaggaggagagggataAGAACGGGCTGATgatgaaagaggaaaagaagaaggaggcagaggaggacgaggaggtgAAGAACGCTAGCGATTGGAAGGTGGATGTTATCGCAGAGCAGCTGAAGTTCCGAGCGTGTCTGAAGATCCTGATGACGGAGCTGCGCACGCTCGCCACCGGCTACGAGGTGGATGGAGGAAAACTGCGCTTCCAGCTCTACAACTGGCTGGAGAAGGAGATCGAGGCTGTGCACCGCATCTGCAACTACAAG GTGGAAGGTCAGGGTTCCGTGGGAGAGCTGGAGAAATGGAGCGGCAGTGTGTCGAGTGAAGGGGACGAGTGTGAGCAAAGGAGGGAGACGGATGTGTATGAGCGCCATCTGCAGGACCGGCGCAGACTGCAGGCCAAACAGCTGCATGCTGAGAGACGTAAAGCCTGGCTGAGGAAGAACGAGGCGCTGCTCAGAGTCTTCCTCACCTACTGCAGCCTGCATGGTGCTAAAGGGGGTGGAGTCACATCTGTACGCATGGAGCTGCTCTTCCTGCTGCAAGAGtcacagcag GAGACAACGGTGAAGCAGCTGCAGTCCCCGTTGCCGTTAGCAACAACGTTGCCGCTTCTCTCAGCTAACATCGCTCAGACTAAAACAGTCATCGCTAATCCTGTCATGCACCTGAACAACCACATCCAGGACATCCTGTACACTGTAGTACAGACGGAGTGTCCACCTCATCCTGACACTCCTGATAAccga GTGAATTTGTTGCACACTTTGGCTGcatctctgtctgcctgcattTACCAAGCACTGTGTGACAGCCACAGCTACag TCAGTCAGAGGCTAACCAGTTCACAGGGATGGTGTACCAGGGTCTCTTACTTAGTGAGAGGCGGAGACTCAGGACAGAAAGCATAGAAgaacaggccacacccacctcTGCTCCTGCACACTggccag gtgtggCATCTCTGATTAGCCTGTTATCGTGCTCTCAGGGTGAGGATCAGCCCAAGCTGAACGTGATGCTGTGTGAGGCAGTAGTGGCCGTGTATCTGAGCTTGCTGCTGCATGGCCTTGGCATACACTCCACCAACGAGCTGTTCCGCCTTGCTGCCCACCCACTGAATGCACGGATGTGGGCTGCCATCTTTGGGGGCGGGGCAAAGATCATTGTCAAGCCCAAACGACTAGCTGAGGTCACGCCAG TAGCTCCGCCCCCGACACCTCCCGCTGAGGATGTGGACCGTCAGCGCAGACGGTTTAACATGCGTATGCTGGTTCCGGGTCGGCCCGTTAAAGAGgcacaggccacgccccctccCGTCCCGACTGAACGACCCACCTACAAGGAGAAGTTCATCCCACCGGAGCTCAGCATGTGGGATTATTTTGTGGCAAAA ccCTTCCTTCCTCTATCAGACAGCGGAGCTCTGTATGACTCTGATGAAAGCGGTGAAGAAgacgaagatgatgatgatgatgatgctttcCTGTCTGATACTCAAATGACCGAGCACAGCGACCCGAACTCAtacag ttgGTGTCTGATACGTTTAGTGATGATTAAACTCGCTCTACACAATGTGAAGAACTTCCTCCCCATTGCAGGGCTTGACtttacag aTCTGCCTGTGTCGTCTCCGCTCTGTAACTCCGTACTGAAGTGTATGGAGAATTGGGAGCAGCAGCTGCAGGAGCGGATGGACAGATTTGATGGTCCTCCACCCGGCTACATAAACACCTTCCCTACAGACGTCAGTGCTGGTGGAGGCCCTGCTGCACTACGCCATAAAGCCATGCTGGAGCCTGACAACACACCCttcaa gGCAAAGCACCGTCTCTCCTTCCCTGCCCGACGTCTTTGGCACTTCCTGGTGAAACAGGAAGTCCTCCAGGAGACTCTGATTCGGTACATCTTCACTAAGAAGAGGAAGCAGAGTGAG TGTTTAGAGAACCATGTggactgtcacacacacaactgtgtaGCAGGAGCTCACAAAATCAACAAG gtgGAGGCAGATCTCGGTTATCCTGGAGGCAAAGCTAAAATTATACACAAGGAATCTGACATCATCATGGCTTTTGCTATCAATAAg gctaaACCAAGTGAAATTGTCCTGGCCTCAACTCATGATGTTCAGGAAGTGGACGTTTCCACCCTTCTAGCTGCGCAGTCATACACCTGGATTGGAGAGGAAATTGACAAGGAGTcacgcag CTCTGATGACGACTATCGCTCATCCCACACCAACATCGCACAGGCAAGCTCCGCCCCCTTTGCCCCTCCCCCTATGCCGGTCTCTGCCTCTATGCCATGGCTCGGCAGCGGACAAACCAGCATGGGTGCTAGCGTG